A window of the Pedobacter frigiditerrae genome harbors these coding sequences:
- a CDS encoding lipid II flippase MurJ has protein sequence MRKKASIIFFMRVVRLGFAILNLSVAAKYFGVSLDRDIWLLAMNAIIILDVAIWAPLNDTFRAKFLFTKEEKGIQVALEQTKSLLLLVNLVTLLVVILIMLFPELLAKILAPSFEAKKLAPLIFMIRLLAPTFLLNQVTKIFTSILNTYQSFIVPEVAGLISQMCTLVVIIIFAPKMGILSLAIAYYLGFGLLLVLLILQMIKHKINLFDRLFEAQLKAALPFFAFSLPFFIPHFVSQVNLVVEKSLASSSAEGMVSVLDYARKFIDIPLDVLIGILTTMLVPVLSAHFTQKIKAGFLTDFLKIYQFGLLIIAIVIGVFTGCAGAIVDFLYHKGNVETTHLQQISKLTMFYSWSAFGVFLYHIYGLSLLTVKKGKLFALYGTVAQLLMIGLNLYLFKDYGVYVFPLSLGASHFIAAAIMAFHFPLKNRLLLMVSIKYSTLIFMLALLMYFFNKYMVFPEAAIFTIILNIVIISLILVTAIFIAKFEERKIIQKYFKKLFA, from the coding sequence TTGAGAAAAAAGGCCAGCATCATATTTTTTATGCGTGTTGTTAGATTGGGTTTTGCCATTCTAAATCTTTCCGTTGCTGCAAAGTATTTTGGTGTAAGCTTAGATCGCGATATTTGGTTGTTGGCAATGAATGCCATTATCATATTAGATGTAGCGATTTGGGCGCCCTTAAATGATACATTTAGAGCAAAGTTCCTCTTTACAAAAGAAGAAAAAGGGATACAAGTTGCCTTAGAGCAGACCAAATCATTGCTGTTACTGGTCAATTTAGTGACACTATTGGTGGTCATTTTAATTATGCTTTTTCCTGAATTATTGGCTAAAATATTGGCGCCAAGCTTCGAAGCAAAAAAGCTAGCGCCCTTAATATTTATGATCCGCCTACTCGCACCAACATTTTTATTAAATCAAGTAACTAAAATCTTCACCAGTATTCTAAACACCTATCAATCATTTATTGTGCCCGAGGTAGCAGGGCTCATTAGCCAAATGTGCACGTTAGTGGTGATCATCATTTTTGCACCAAAAATGGGGATCTTGTCGTTAGCAATAGCTTATTATTTAGGTTTCGGCTTATTGTTAGTCCTGCTAATCTTACAGATGATAAAACATAAAATCAATTTATTTGACCGTCTTTTCGAGGCACAGCTCAAGGCTGCCCTACCATTTTTTGCCTTTTCCCTTCCCTTTTTTATACCGCATTTTGTGTCACAGGTTAACCTGGTTGTAGAGAAATCATTAGCTTCATCATCTGCGGAAGGAATGGTGTCTGTTTTAGATTATGCTAGAAAGTTTATAGACATCCCATTAGATGTATTGATCGGTATTTTAACTACCATGCTTGTTCCAGTGCTCAGTGCTCATTTTACGCAAAAAATTAAGGCAGGTTTTTTAACTGATTTCCTGAAGATCTATCAATTTGGATTATTAATCATCGCCATCGTGATAGGGGTATTCACTGGGTGTGCTGGTGCCATTGTCGATTTTTTATACCATAAGGGAAACGTTGAGACAACACACCTACAGCAAATCAGTAAGCTGACCATGTTTTACAGCTGGTCTGCATTCGGCGTCTTTTTGTATCATATTTACGGTTTGTCATTGTTAACCGTGAAAAAAGGCAAACTATTTGCATTATATGGTACAGTGGCTCAACTGTTAATGATTGGGTTGAATCTATATCTTTTTAAAGATTACGGGGTGTATGTTTTTCCCTTGTCTTTGGGCGCTTCACATTTTATTGCCGCGGCAATCATGGCTTTTCATTTTCCGCTAAAAAATAGGCTATTGCTGATGGTTAGCATCAAGTATAGTACCTTGATTTTTATGCTGGCCCTTCTCATGTACTTTTTCAATAAATATATGGTCTTCCCTGAGGCGGCGATTTTTACCATCATCTTAAATATCGTGATAATAAGCCTTATATTAGTAACGGCTATATTTATCGCGAAGTTTGAGGAGCGCAAGATCATTCAAAAATATTTTAAAAAGTTATTTGCCTAG
- a CDS encoding glycosyltransferase family 2 protein, translating to MKLAVSIVLFHNGEELLEAIQSVLNSEIELKLYLIDNSKTDKLKKLANDSRISYTFNNKNLGYGTAHNMALQQSIKDNINYHIVMNPDISFKKGTLEKMVAYLEQNPDVGSLMPKIHYRDGSIQRLCRLLPTPFDLIGRRFLSKTEWASKQNKRYELHDFDYNTILNTPCLSGCFMFMRTDVLKEIGLFDERFFVYLEDYDLSRRINQHAKTLFFPEVSILHGYVQGSYKELNLLGLHIHSAIKYFNKWGWLVDRERNRLNQEVLETIQQSP from the coding sequence ATGAAGTTAGCCGTATCCATAGTCCTTTTTCATAATGGTGAAGAGCTTCTCGAAGCAATTCAATCGGTCTTAAATTCCGAAATTGAACTCAAACTCTACCTGATCGATAATTCTAAGACAGACAAACTCAAGAAACTGGCTAACGACTCCCGGATCAGCTATACATTTAATAATAAAAATTTAGGCTATGGTACAGCGCATAATATGGCGTTGCAACAATCTATAAAAGATAATATCAACTATCACATCGTGATGAACCCCGATATTAGTTTTAAGAAAGGAACCCTCGAAAAGATGGTAGCTTACTTAGAACAAAATCCAGATGTAGGCTCTCTAATGCCAAAAATACATTATCGTGATGGAAGCATCCAACGGTTATGTAGATTGTTACCCACTCCATTTGATTTGATTGGGAGAAGATTTTTAAGCAAAACCGAATGGGCATCGAAACAAAATAAGCGATATGAGTTGCATGATTTTGATTATAATACCATTTTAAACACTCCTTGTTTGTCTGGCTGTTTCATGTTCATGAGAACTGATGTTTTAAAGGAAATAGGATTATTCGACGAGCGATTTTTTGTTTACCTAGAAGACTACGACCTAAGTAGACGGATCAACCAACATGCTAAAACCTTATTCTTTCCTGAGGTGAGCATTTTACACGGGTACGTACAAGGTTCCTATAAAGAGTTGAATTTGTTGGGACTGCACATCCACTCTGCTATTAAATATTTTAACAAGTGGGGTTGGTTAGTAGATAGGGAAAGAAATAGGTTGAACCAAGAAGTTTTAGAGACTATTCAGCAATCACCTTGA
- a CDS encoding glycosyltransferase family 2 protein, with amino-acid sequence MDLSFIIVNYNTTALTIACIQSIYAHTKINSFEVILIDNASSTPSIHEVLLSYPKVILITNKTNVGFGRANNQGIEIAKGKYVFLLNSDTELTSDAAHTFFNYMEAFENKKVACCGAELVNKNGFKQVSYGNFPSLTEAIFMLGLHLVFKKIFEAHLNSGVIIHFEDIREVDFISGADLFIRKSILDDLGGFNPDFFLYFEEVELAKRITTAGYRSVIIPTVKIIHLESASFKQQQYNLSKIQYMAKSRRLYFIMTNQKFTAFGINKVYALQAMLFFCLRLKRNYLQSAYILLNN; translated from the coding sequence ATGGATTTGTCATTTATTATTGTAAACTACAATACCACAGCGCTCACCATCGCCTGTATACAATCAATTTATGCACATACCAAGATAAATTCATTTGAAGTTATTCTTATAGATAACGCTTCCTCCACTCCTTCCATTCATGAGGTACTATTGTCCTATCCAAAAGTAATCCTGATCACCAATAAAACTAATGTTGGCTTTGGACGAGCAAATAACCAAGGTATTGAAATTGCAAAGGGTAAGTATGTGTTTTTGTTAAATTCCGATACCGAATTGACCAGTGATGCCGCACACACATTTTTTAACTATATGGAGGCGTTTGAAAATAAAAAAGTAGCTTGCTGTGGTGCAGAACTTGTTAACAAGAACGGATTTAAACAGGTGTCTTACGGTAATTTTCCGAGCTTAACAGAAGCAATTTTTATGTTGGGTTTACATCTGGTTTTTAAAAAAATTTTTGAAGCCCATCTCAATAGCGGAGTGATTATCCATTTTGAAGATATAAGGGAGGTAGATTTTATTTCTGGTGCAGACTTGTTTATCAGAAAGTCAATATTAGATGATTTAGGAGGCTTTAACCCAGATTTTTTTCTTTACTTTGAAGAGGTAGAACTTGCAAAAAGAATCACGACTGCGGGTTACCGTTCGGTAATTATCCCTACTGTTAAAATTATACACTTAGAAAGTGCTTCTTTTAAGCAACAGCAATACAATCTAAGCAAGATACAGTATATGGCAAAAAGTAGAAGGCTATATTTTATAATGACAAATCAAAAGTTTACGGCTTTTGGTATCAATAAAGTTTATGCGCTACAGGCAATGCTCTTTTTTTGCTTGAGATTAAAAAGAAATTATCTTCAATCTGCTTATATTTTGTTAAACAACTAA
- a CDS encoding capsule assembly Wzi family protein, translating into MKIFKLKTLLQLLFIVSLLGLKSFAQTLPVGMLESLDDGFRRKQLLGEDSIGNSYMIRPLNAIGNQFKKSLYTNAKLRAEVFLLPIVLQQQYTTNRPYGINDGAMILARGYQSQISTGIFAKVGPLSVQLRPEFVFAENRDFFKWSDLRSPTGGLVGNPVALDIFRIDLPQKFDNGYYSRINWGQSNIRLTFNPVSIGLSTENLWWGPGVRNSLLMSNNAEGFKHLTLNTTRPIKTYIGSFETQIVGGHLEASGIQPPAGYGFKPKSQDWTYFAGIALTYQPKWVPNLFLGFDRSFIVSKANLGNGFSDYFPLFSSLRKTALVDQNDPNTFLEDTRDRDQYASAYIRWVLPETKAEIYFQFGRNDHPYDVRDLLVQPEHSSAYIAGFRKLVSLGKVDEYLQVGLELTKIEGSHTGGIRAQPSWYVHGLVPNGYTNRGQYLGAGIGSGSNMQTLEVSWVKGFKKIGLQIEKTENNNDIKGFAKVVPWTDLTMTGKFDWSYKNLIFSSQLNYIRTINYLYVPTESQKLLDFGKTGVNNVQLKVGVMYNFGD; encoded by the coding sequence ATGAAGATATTTAAATTAAAAACCTTGTTGCAACTGCTCTTCATTGTTAGCTTGTTAGGTTTAAAGTCTTTTGCACAAACATTACCTGTCGGTATGCTAGAAAGTTTAGATGACGGATTTCGCCGCAAGCAACTATTGGGTGAAGATAGTATAGGTAATTCTTATATGATCCGGCCATTAAATGCCATTGGTAATCAGTTCAAAAAATCGCTGTACACCAATGCCAAACTAAGGGCAGAGGTATTCTTGTTACCAATTGTTTTGCAACAACAATATACTACCAATCGACCTTACGGTATTAACGATGGGGCAATGATCCTGGCTAGGGGTTACCAGAGCCAAATTTCGACAGGAATTTTTGCCAAAGTTGGCCCACTAAGTGTGCAATTGCGGCCGGAATTCGTGTTCGCAGAAAATAGAGATTTTTTTAAATGGTCTGATCTTCGTTCACCCACCGGCGGCCTTGTTGGCAATCCCGTTGCACTTGATATTTTCAGAATAGATTTACCTCAGAAATTTGACAATGGTTACTATTCTCGAATAAATTGGGGACAAAGTAATATCAGGTTAACTTTCAATCCTGTGTCTATCGGCCTCTCTACTGAAAATCTTTGGTGGGGGCCTGGCGTAAGGAATTCCTTGCTGATGAGTAATAATGCGGAGGGTTTTAAACACCTGACCTTAAATACCACTAGGCCCATCAAAACTTATATAGGTTCTTTTGAGACGCAAATAGTAGGAGGGCATTTAGAGGCGTCAGGTATTCAACCACCTGCCGGTTATGGTTTCAAACCAAAATCGCAAGACTGGACCTATTTTGCGGGCATTGCGCTTACTTATCAGCCGAAATGGGTACCAAATTTATTTTTGGGTTTCGATCGATCGTTTATCGTGAGTAAGGCGAACTTGGGTAATGGTTTTTCCGATTATTTCCCACTTTTTTCTTCTTTAAGGAAAACAGCACTCGTAGATCAAAATGATCCAAATACGTTCTTAGAAGATACTAGAGATCGTGATCAATATGCATCAGCATATATCAGATGGGTTTTGCCAGAAACAAAGGCAGAAATCTATTTTCAATTTGGCCGAAATGATCATCCTTATGATGTTCGTGACTTATTGGTGCAGCCAGAACATAGTAGTGCATATATCGCAGGTTTTCGGAAATTAGTCAGTTTAGGCAAAGTCGATGAATACCTGCAAGTTGGCTTGGAACTCACAAAAATTGAAGGCTCCCATACAGGAGGTATAAGGGCGCAACCTAGTTGGTATGTACATGGTCTGGTGCCGAATGGCTATACTAACAGAGGACAATACCTAGGAGCTGGTATCGGTTCAGGCAGTAACATGCAAACCCTAGAGGTGAGCTGGGTAAAAGGCTTTAAAAAAATTGGCCTTCAAATAGAAAAAACAGAGAATAATAATGATATAAAGGGCTTTGCAAAGGTGGTACCTTGGACGGATTTAACCATGACAGGTAAATTCGATTGGTCTTATAAAAACTTAATCTTCAGTTCGCAACTCAATTACATCAGAACGATTAACTATTTGTATGTGCCCACAGAAAGCCAAAAACTTTTGGATTTTGGAAAAACAGGAGTTAATAACGTACAGTTAAAAGTGGGAGTGATGTATAATTTTGGTGATTAA
- a CDS encoding peptidoglycan-binding protein, whose amino-acid sequence MATNKFLLGILCLVISYGNGLFGSSTLEKIRKAEFRGLGFREKVSGLKPREGVRVSGFLAENRKLPTENLTAPNSKLITAIAQSQLGIREAKGKNDGFAVESYLRYTGNKKGDAWCGSFVSWVFGKAGFAQPKTAWSPDLFPLARQTLQPQQAAVFGIYFPSLKRIAHCGLVEKRCGNYIIGIEGNTNVGGNREGDGVYRKRRHIKAIKHFADWLNEPRKEGIK is encoded by the coding sequence ATGGCAACAAATAAGTTTTTACTGGGCATCCTTTGCCTTGTTATTAGTTACGGCAATGGGCTGTTTGGTAGCAGTACTTTAGAAAAGATTAGGAAGGCTGAGTTTAGAGGGTTAGGGTTTAGAGAAAAGGTTAGCGGTTTAAAGCCTAGGGAAGGGGTTAGGGTTAGTGGGTTTTTAGCTGAAAACCGAAAACTCCCAACTGAAAACTTAACAGCTCCCAACTCCAAACTCATCACCGCCATTGCCCAATCGCAATTAGGTATCCGTGAAGCTAAAGGCAAAAACGATGGTTTCGCAGTAGAATCGTACCTGCGTTACACTGGCAACAAAAAAGGAGATGCTTGGTGTGGCTCATTTGTGTCTTGGGTTTTCGGAAAGGCTGGGTTTGCACAGCCCAAAACAGCTTGGTCTCCAGATTTATTTCCCTTGGCAAGGCAAACCTTGCAGCCACAACAAGCCGCTGTTTTTGGTATTTATTTTCCTTCCTTAAAAAGGATAGCGCATTGTGGGTTAGTTGAAAAGCGTTGTGGAAATTATATCATCGGCATAGAAGGTAACACAAATGTTGGGGGCAATAGGGAGGGAGATGGGGTTTATAGAAAACGAAGGCACATTAAAGCCATTAAACATTTTGCTGATTGGTTAAACGAGCCAAGAAAGGAGGGAATCAAATGA
- a CDS encoding DapH/DapD/GlmU-related protein — protein MLITGSHDVQSPNFGYICAAVTIDDYVWLGSRVTVLPGVHIGKGAVVGAGAVVTKNVPPFTIVAGIPAVKIGERNRDLTYSATWFFPYD, from the coding sequence ATGCTGATTACGGGTAGCCATGATGTTCAAAGTCCTAATTTTGGATACATATGTGCAGCAGTTACCATCGATGATTATGTTTGGTTAGGAAGTAGAGTAACGGTGTTACCTGGAGTGCACATCGGCAAGGGAGCGGTGGTGGGAGCGGGTGCCGTAGTGACTAAGAATGTACCGCCTTTTACAATAGTAGCTGGCATACCTGCAGTAAAAATTGGTGAACGCAACAGGGATTTAACTTATTCAGCAACTTGGTTTTTCCCTTATGATTAG
- a CDS encoding glycosyltransferase, with amino-acid sequence MIRQNEKTLMVCTVPALISYSVGVINAALNHTGLDCYAYIFISGKEGEIDEKILASLGLPLEKKARIGVNMLAANKVVRNLATLKYLNQVKRFAEIHQITKIHFISQDVILCGHLSMFNNFKLYYTVHDLTPHPAKLSAFQRLKHYYFRIRKDELLTRAVENLVTNSIHQKKALEQLYPKKRIFWHSMPSLVVPAVKNGDKRIEELKDVDQYVLFFGRIELYKGIEVLYQAFTDLPILANLNLVIAGKGEIYFKREKEDKEGNITFLNRYIADEEMACLFKKALCVVLPYHSATQTAVTSLGYYFGVPTIAHAIDGLNDTVIHEKTGLLYEVNKPEVLANAIIRLQTDEGLTQQIKNYMATALPFFKAETLGKELTNIYL; translated from the coding sequence ATGATTAGGCAAAACGAAAAAACATTAATGGTCTGTACCGTGCCTGCGCTAATCAGCTATAGCGTTGGTGTGATTAATGCCGCCCTTAACCATACAGGATTGGATTGTTATGCTTATATTTTTATAAGTGGGAAAGAGGGTGAAATTGATGAAAAAATACTCGCATCGTTGGGGCTTCCATTAGAAAAAAAGGCTAGAATTGGAGTTAACATGCTTGCTGCCAATAAAGTTGTCAGAAATTTGGCAACGTTAAAATACCTTAATCAGGTAAAGCGTTTTGCCGAAATACATCAAATCACTAAAATTCATTTCATCTCCCAAGACGTCATATTGTGTGGGCATTTATCGATGTTTAACAACTTTAAACTTTATTATACGGTTCACGACCTTACTCCACATCCTGCAAAATTAAGTGCGTTTCAGAGGTTAAAACATTATTATTTTAGAATAAGAAAAGATGAGCTTTTAACAAGAGCAGTAGAAAATCTAGTCACTAATAGTATACACCAAAAAAAGGCTTTAGAACAACTTTACCCGAAAAAACGTATATTTTGGCATTCAATGCCTAGCCTGGTTGTTCCCGCTGTAAAAAATGGCGACAAGCGCATTGAAGAACTTAAGGATGTTGATCAATATGTGCTTTTTTTTGGCCGCATAGAATTGTATAAAGGCATTGAAGTTTTATATCAGGCATTTACCGATCTTCCTATTTTGGCTAATCTGAATTTGGTTATCGCTGGTAAAGGTGAGATTTATTTTAAGCGGGAAAAGGAGGATAAAGAAGGGAATATCACGTTCTTAAATAGGTACATCGCAGATGAAGAGATGGCATGCCTCTTTAAAAAAGCGCTTTGTGTGGTCTTGCCTTATCACTCTGCAACCCAAACCGCAGTAACTTCCTTGGGGTATTATTTTGGAGTACCAACAATTGCCCATGCGATAGATGGATTAAACGATACGGTAATACATGAAAAAACGGGCTTGCTTTATGAGGTTAATAAACCAGAGGTGTTAGCAAATGCCATTATAAGGTTGCAGACGGATGAGGGACTCACACAGCAAATAAAAAATTATATGGCAACTGCATTGCCGTTTTTCAAGGCGGAAACGCTAGGGAAAGAATTGACGAATATTTATCTTTAA
- a CDS encoding 2OG-Fe(II) oxygenase, with protein MKFLHPDTQLENLASLNKKRYQTADPFPSIVFENFFDAEMLDKVLAEFPDLEKLQGAESFNNHNEKKFGTSNEAFFGDATRLLLHYLNSGPILKFLQELTGIKETLVPDPYFIGGGCHEIKQGGLLKVHADFNKHRLTGLDRRINLLVYLNKDWEADFGGHFELWDKDMESAVKKVLPLFNTVAIFSTTDFSYHGHPDPLNCPPDRSRKSLALYYYTHGRPITEINSDLAENTTAFVSRKAVEDDVRPLKRPIKTVLLDYIPPVIIKLLKKRSS; from the coding sequence ATGAAGTTTCTACATCCCGATACTCAGCTTGAGAACCTTGCCAGCTTGAACAAAAAAAGATATCAAACAGCAGACCCGTTCCCAAGTATTGTGTTTGAGAATTTCTTCGATGCCGAAATGCTAGATAAGGTCTTGGCAGAATTCCCTGACCTTGAAAAATTGCAAGGTGCAGAATCCTTTAATAACCATAACGAAAAGAAATTTGGAACCAGTAATGAAGCATTTTTTGGAGATGCCACGCGTTTATTACTCCATTATCTAAATTCGGGCCCAATACTAAAGTTTCTGCAGGAGCTTACCGGTATTAAAGAAACATTAGTGCCCGACCCTTATTTTATTGGTGGTGGTTGTCATGAAATTAAACAAGGGGGGTTACTAAAGGTGCATGCTGATTTTAACAAACATCGTCTCACCGGGCTGGATAGAAGGATAAATTTATTGGTCTATTTAAATAAAGATTGGGAAGCAGATTTTGGGGGACATTTCGAGCTGTGGGATAAGGATATGGAAAGTGCAGTAAAAAAGGTATTGCCACTATTTAACACTGTCGCTATTTTTTCAACCACAGACTTCTCCTACCATGGGCATCCGGATCCGCTTAACTGCCCACCAGATAGGAGCCGTAAATCGCTTGCACTCTATTATTATACCCATGGAAGGCCAATCACTGAAATAAATTCCGATTTGGCCGAGAATACAACTGCCTTTGTGAGTAGAAAAGCAGTAGAGGATGATGTAAGGCCATTGAAACGGCCGATTAAAACAGTTCTTTTGGACTATATTCCTCCTGTGATTATTAAATTGCTAAAAAAGAGGTCTTCATAA
- a CDS encoding glycosyltransferase, which translates to MKIAFIIPSLANKGPIIMVQSLVQHLVLEGYSCQVYYFDAINELSFACPTQQIKFLEAINFNNYQVIHSHLFRPDVYCAIHQKKIKRSGAKLMSTIHTAIYDDLAFTYGNLKSQILIFFWEAAWKRIHHLVVLTDLAKGYYNGLKAKEISVINNGRDLPEHWPALLPQDLAAISSLREQYVVLGTVCSIDERKGLTQLIELLVIRKNFAVVVVGDGALKESLIELAQANSVAERFKVIGFREEGYRYIPLFDLYLLPSRSEGMPLALLEAMALKVPIVASAIPSLTGEFSSSGIVFFQLDDIDGLGVACDKALASGKFFSDSAYNYYIQNYTLSKMGARYIALYKRVSLN; encoded by the coding sequence ATGAAAATTGCATTTATTATTCCCTCTCTTGCAAACAAAGGTCCGATTATCATGGTTCAATCACTCGTGCAGCATTTGGTATTGGAAGGTTACAGCTGCCAGGTCTACTATTTTGACGCTATCAATGAACTGTCCTTTGCGTGTCCTACCCAGCAAATCAAATTCCTAGAAGCCATTAACTTCAATAATTATCAAGTCATTCATTCACACCTTTTTAGGCCTGATGTTTACTGTGCCATTCATCAAAAGAAGATCAAGCGCTCTGGGGCAAAATTGATGAGCACTATACATACTGCCATTTATGATGACCTAGCTTTTACCTATGGCAACCTAAAAAGCCAGATACTTATTTTTTTCTGGGAAGCGGCATGGAAAAGAATACACCATTTGGTGGTACTAACTGACCTAGCGAAGGGTTATTATAATGGGCTAAAGGCAAAAGAGATAAGCGTGATTAATAATGGGAGGGACCTCCCAGAACATTGGCCAGCTCTATTGCCCCAAGATTTAGCCGCCATTAGCAGCTTAAGAGAGCAGTATGTAGTATTAGGTACAGTTTGCAGCATCGACGAACGCAAGGGTCTAACCCAACTGATTGAGTTATTAGTCATACGTAAAAATTTCGCTGTTGTTGTTGTTGGTGATGGCGCATTAAAGGAAAGCCTAATAGAATTGGCACAAGCTAATAGCGTAGCCGAAAGATTTAAGGTAATAGGGTTCAGGGAAGAGGGCTATCGATATATTCCTCTTTTTGACTTGTATCTTTTGCCGTCCAGATCAGAGGGCATGCCCTTAGCCTTGTTAGAAGCCATGGCGTTAAAGGTTCCAATTGTGGCATCCGCCATTCCTTCTTTAACCGGAGAATTTAGCTCCTCAGGCATTGTTTTTTTTCAGCTGGATGACATTGATGGATTGGGTGTAGCTTGTGATAAAGCCTTAGCTAGTGGTAAGTTCTTTAGTGACTCAGCCTATAACTATTATATTCAAAACTACACCCTCAGTAAAATGGGAGCAAGATACATCGCCTTATACAAAAGAGTTAGCTTAAACTAA
- a CDS encoding capsule assembly Wzi family protein: MKKIFVFITFFLLLMHVETFCQTLPVGLLENTDDSFRRQQLLGNDTSKSSFLIRPINIANRNNLVLDASSNINLANFSKKIFSTNNNAYAVYLLPITVQQQFNSHHPYGSNDGSMIPSRGYQAQIAAGLYAKAGPLSIQLRPEYVYAQNKAFRELQDVPNIPYFNTNLYLSNYYNKIDLPERFGEQAYAKMNWGQSSIRLTFDPVSIGLSNENLWWGPGVRSSLLMSNNAPGFKHLTLNTSRPVNTPVGSFEAQVIAGRLEQSGVTVINNPLVTAKPDDWRLITGIAFTYQPKWVPNLYLGFDQTTTVYNADRGEDVPNGKGKYASFFARWVMPESRAEIYAQLGSDRHPYESATKSVNKSATAYVVGFRKLLALKAVDEYIQVGIEMSSLESARSGLVLEQPSWYVHSRVRAGYTNRGEILGAGIGTGSSQQSLEVSWVKGLKKIGLQLERVVHNNDLFYEAVREIRLNWVDLAMGGKFDWTYKNLIFSNQVSYVHSLNYQYEFKPSATKAYWQWDKQDVNNLHVKLGIMYRF, encoded by the coding sequence ATGAAGAAAATTTTTGTTTTCATTACCTTTTTTCTGCTTTTAATGCATGTCGAGACTTTTTGTCAAACATTGCCGGTAGGATTGTTGGAAAATACAGATGATAGTTTCAGAAGACAGCAGTTATTGGGTAATGATACGTCTAAAAGTTCATTTTTGATACGGCCAATAAATATAGCTAATCGAAATAATTTAGTTTTAGATGCCTCTTCAAATATTAACCTGGCCAACTTTAGCAAAAAGATTTTTTCTACCAATAATAACGCCTATGCTGTTTATCTGTTACCCATTACGGTACAGCAACAGTTCAATAGTCATCATCCCTATGGTAGCAATGATGGCTCTATGATCCCATCAAGAGGTTATCAAGCCCAAATAGCGGCGGGGCTATATGCCAAAGCTGGGCCATTGAGCATTCAATTGCGACCAGAATACGTTTATGCGCAAAACAAGGCATTTCGGGAATTGCAGGATGTGCCTAACATCCCTTACTTTAACACGAATTTATACCTCAGCAATTATTATAATAAAATTGACTTGCCTGAACGTTTTGGTGAGCAAGCCTATGCTAAAATGAATTGGGGGCAAAGTAGCATCAGGTTAACCTTTGATCCAGTATCGATAGGTTTATCTAATGAAAACCTGTGGTGGGGCCCAGGTGTACGCAGCTCCCTATTGATGAGTAATAATGCGCCTGGGTTTAAACACCTTACCTTAAATACCAGTAGGCCAGTTAATACCCCTGTTGGCTCTTTTGAGGCACAGGTTATTGCCGGCAGGCTGGAGCAGTCTGGTGTCACTGTAATAAATAATCCCTTAGTTACCGCTAAACCCGATGATTGGAGGCTAATTACGGGAATCGCATTCACCTATCAGCCTAAATGGGTTCCTAATCTATATTTGGGTTTTGATCAAACCACTACAGTTTACAATGCCGATAGAGGAGAAGATGTTCCGAACGGAAAAGGTAAATACGCTTCCTTTTTTGCCAGATGGGTCATGCCAGAGAGCCGTGCAGAGATATATGCCCAATTGGGCAGCGATCGCCACCCTTATGAAAGTGCCACGAAGTCTGTTAATAAAAGTGCTACCGCCTATGTTGTTGGTTTTAGGAAGCTTTTAGCTTTAAAAGCAGTTGATGAATATATCCAAGTTGGTATTGAAATGAGCAGTTTAGAATCGGCCAGAAGTGGCTTGGTTTTAGAACAGCCCTCGTGGTACGTACATAGTCGTGTTAGAGCCGGTTATACCAATAGAGGAGAAATTTTAGGAGCGGGGATAGGCACGGGAAGTAGCCAACAATCATTAGAAGTAAGTTGGGTTAAGGGGCTTAAAAAGATTGGTTTACAATTAGAACGAGTAGTACACAACAATGATTTATTTTATGAAGCCGTGAGAGAGATCAGGTTAAATTGGGTAGACCTTGCAATGGGGGGTAAGTTTGACTGGACATATAAAAACCTAATTTTCAGCAATCAAGTTAGTTATGTACATTCTTTAAATTACCAATATGAATTTAAGCCAAGCGCCACCAAGGCCTATTGGCAATGGGACAAACAAGATGTTAACAACTTGCATGTTAAACTTGGCATAATGTATCGCTTCTAA
- a CDS encoding helix-turn-helix transcriptional regulator, translated as MSDDLEFFKKALGKRIAALREEKGFSQAYLASLINKDFQSLSRIENGRINASGYILKQIADALETDMNNLFKV; from the coding sequence ATGTCTGATGATTTGGAATTTTTCAAAAAAGCTTTAGGTAAAAGAATAGCAGCTTTACGTGAAGAGAAAGGTTTTTCACAGGCATACTTAGCCTCGCTTATCAATAAGGATTTTCAAAGTTTAAGCAGAATAGAAAATGGCAGAATAAATGCTTCAGGTTATATCCTAAAGCAAATTGCAGACGCTTTAGAAACTGATATGAACAACTTATTCAAAGTATAA